The Leopardus geoffroyi isolate Oge1 chromosome C1, O.geoffroyi_Oge1_pat1.0, whole genome shotgun sequence sequence cgcgcatttgttttgtggttatacAGTGATTTAAAAACTTGCTCCTAAGCAGTGTCTTCAAGGTGCAAATTCAGCTGATAAAGTGAGAAGGCATTCTGTTGAGGAAACCGTTTTCTTCgctcttttgtttttgctttgtatgTGTTTGGTACTCGCAAAAGAGAAGGCCCCTTCTGCTCTTCCCACAAGGTACTGTCTTCTAACTTGGCCGTGTTAAGAAGACTGGCATCGTAACATGTggtcacacacacccctccatcTTTAAATTCTTGCCcacagagtgagtggggcagCATTTCCTTCTCCCCGCGCTGCTGAGATGGCGGAAATTAGTCGAATTCAGTATGAAATGGAATACACCGAAGGTATTAGTCAGCAGATGAGGGTCCCGGAAAGATTAAAGGTAGCACCACCAAATGCTGATCTGGAGCAAGGATTCCAAGAAGGAGCTCCGAATGCTAGCGTCGTTATGCAGGTTCCAGAGAGGATCGTTGTGGCAGGTACCTGACGTTTTGTTTGTAAAGTCGCCGGATAAAGCtttggtttttggctttttatGAAAACTTCTGGGTCTTTCAAACTATTGTTTAGGAAAGGGGCTGGGAAATACAACTTGGCAGTATTTGCAAAATTTCTGTCCTAATAGGCTGAaatttcaaacaatattttttaataatgcaaccagttgacatataatttacatacataaaatacgTGTGACTTTTAAGCATACGGCTCGATGAGTTTTGGCCAACGTATATGCTCCTGTAACTGTCCACGACAGTCTAGCTATGGCACATGTTCATTACCCTGAAAGGTACCCTTGTGCCCCATCTCATTTAGTTCCTCCCCCTCAGTTCCAGGCTTTTTGAAACTCTTTCAAGTTCTTGCATGCATCAGTTGTTCATTCCGTTTTACTCCTGGGTAACATTCCACTATGTGAATACACCCCAGTTTGTTCATCCGGTCACCTACGGATGgagatttgggttgtttcctgttTGGGACTGTTAGGATGAAAGCTGCTGTGAGTGTTGACATACAAGTCCTTGTGAGGACGTGGGTTTTCgtattcctaggagtggaattgttaggTCATATTGTAAATTGTGTTTAACTTTATGGAAAACTGTCATGCTGTTTGTGAAACTGATTGTACCCTGTGATATTCCCATCAGTGATGCATGAAAGTTTTGACtgctccacacccttgccaacactttgtACCATCAGTCTTTTAACTTTAGACATTCTAGGGGGTGTGTAATGGCAGATAGTCTTTAATAAAACcactctctttttaaaacctcCTTCCCTTCTATTTCGTTACTCTAGGAAATAATGAAGACATTCCATTTTCAAGACCAGCGGATCTTGACCTTATACAGTCAACTCCCTTTAAACCTCTGGCACTGAAAACCCCGCCTCGTGTACTAACACTAAGTGAAAGACCGCTAGATTTTCTGGATTTAGAAAGGCCTCCTGCAACCCCGCAAAATGAAGAAGTAAGTAGAGTTTTAATGTGAACTGAATTTGAAATAATCTAGACAAAAGCAAATGGTAAAGAGGATTAAAGGCTATAAATCCTATCATTAGCAATATGTAATGAAAGCCTTCCACATGGACCATTAAGTAGTATAGATTGTGGTTTATAGACAACCCAAGTAAGACATTATgctgtttttttagatttagaTGTTATGTTTCAGGAGAATGGaaattttttagaaatcattAACGTTCGTATGGTGTGAaggaagaggttttttttgtttttttttttttttaattttttttttcaacgtttatttatttttgggacagagagagacagagcatgaacgggggaggggcagagagagagggagacacagaatcggaaacaggctccaggctctgagccatcagcccagagcccgacgcggggctcgaactcacagaccgcgagatcgtgacctggctgaagtcggacgcttaaccgactgcgccacccaggcgcccctgttttttttttttttagtttatttatttattttgagagagagaaagagagagagtgcacaagcaagggaggggcagagagagaatcccaagcatgttccatgttgtcagctcagagcccaacccagggctcgagctcacaaaccatgagatcatgacctgaactgaattcaagaatcagatgctcgacccactgagccatccaggcgcctctagaAGGAAGAGGTTTTATGGCTAGGTGCTGCACCTTTAGCAGTATAGAAAAAGATGAGAAGATTAGCATAGGAAATGAACGTATCGCTTTGTTACAAAAGAAGTCTGGCAAATAGGGAAAGaaagctctttttttccctgGCATTACCTATTCTCCCAGCTTGCTAAGACGTCTCCACTCAGCTGGTGTACCTGTGACAGTAATAGCCCTGCTGACCTGAATATGGCAGGAGGGACTTAATAAGCTGTTAGGAGCAAAGTTTAGATCTTGCCTCTCCCATGGATTCAGGGCCATCTTGtaaaatttcttctctgtgaTGATATTTATAGTTGTAGCTTTTATATTGTACCTTCTGAACTTTCATGTCGTGCATTGCCTGTGGTCATTTTTCATATTAGTCCTTTCCAATGAGGGTGAAGTATCCATGTGACCCAGGGGAGGGAGTACAGTTTCCGAGTACTAAGTATGGCCTTTTCTTAGGTTGGAAATTTCTCCTGAGGTAACAGATTATTACACTCATAGGTGCCAGTTTGGACATTCTAGATTTGTGCTTGGTGCAAAGCACTACATTTGAGTGTTCCCACAGTGGAAGGACATTAAGATACTTGTAGAATTATATGTAACAAACATTCTTTGAGCTTTTGTGTAAGACCCTTTTCAGGGAGAGACAGTTCCTGCATAGTGGCATGAGTGCAGGGAAAGACCCCAACATTCTCAGAAGatacaaagttctttttttttttttttaatttattcgttattgagagacagagacagagtgtgagtgggggaggggtagagaaaagaaggagacacagaatccgaagcaggctccaggctctgagctctcagcacagagcccaatgcgagggtTGAATtcccggaccatgagatcatgacctgagctgaagtcagaggtttaaccaactgagccacccaggctccccgataCAAAGTTCTTAGTAGCAAAGAATAATGAAAGGTATGAATATCAAGTGAGACAAAAGATATCAGTTAGAGAGAGGCCCTGCTTCCTGGCCCCCCAAAAGTGCCCAGTGGAAATTACTGCCTGGATAATAGCGTCGTGGAGTGAGGATTCTACCAGGGGGAAACGTTCCCTTTACTACTCTcgagttttgttttccttttgatctTTCTGTTctcactattttaaattttttttttttaacgtttatttatttttgagacagagagagacagagcatgaatgggggagggtcagagagagagggagacacagaatctgaaacaggctccaggctctgagcagtcagcacagagcccgacgcggggctcgaactcacatactgcgagatcgtgacctgagccgaagtcgaacgcttaaccgactgagccacccaggcgcccctgttctcactATTTTAGATACTTACTGTGCACTTGGTGAGAATAACTGATTGAAAACAAGTCAGGCACTTTCCTGAgtgattactcttttttttaagcttatttatatactttgagagagaggaaaagagcacacacaagcagaggaatggcagagagagagggagaggcagagatggggaaagagagaagaatcccacgcaggctccatgctgtcattgcagggcccagcgtggggctcaaacccacaaaccgtgagaccatgacctgagctgaaaccaagagtcagatgcttaactgaccgggtcacccaggcacccctgagtgaTTGCTTTTATATTGAGTGAGGAAACAAAGTTTCCCAGAATTGCCCTCAGCAGACCTAGGTTTTAAGCGTAGGTGATGTCTACTCCTGCAATAATTGTGATATTAAGTCACATGTGATAAGTGTCCAAAGTGTATAACATTGGAGTGAAAAACTTCAGCTGAGAATTAGACCTGATTTTGAAGGCTGACTTTGCTACTTATTAATGACATAACCTTGGATAAATTATTAAACAACTCCAAGCTCATCTCTAAAAGAAAGATCAGAATAAAGCCAAGTGCTTAAGATTATTCTGAGAATTGAGTATAATAATGCATGTAGTGTGTTTAGCACATGTTCTAGTAACGTTTAAATATTATTGCTGTAAAGTTAAAATCGTGTGGCAGGTGCCAAATCCTGAGGTGTGAGAGAGGAGTTTCTGAGACAGTATCAGCTGCCTgttgaaaggaaagcaaaggtaATGATGTGTACTTTGAGTCCATAGAAGGGTCAGGCAGCTCTCGTGACAGTCAACCTCTTgaccagagggaaaggagaaaggaccaGAGTTCTAGTTACTTCTAGAAGATGGATTGAAAGAGGAGGGCTTTAAAGCCCTGAGTGCTCATCACGTTGATGATTCCTTCGGATGCTGGTCAGAATCTATCAAGTGAGATTCCCTTGAATCATTTACTCTGTAGTAGTCATTTTACAGCACGTGCCAAGGTTTCTCAACCTCGGCACTGTTGACGTTTgcactggataattctttgttgtgatgAAGGCTATCCTCTTCACTATAGAATGTTACCAGCATTCTTGATCTTTGTCTGCTAGATACCAGTGGAATCCTCCATTAGAGACCAGTGTATCTGATAGccaaaaaggtggaaacaacccaaatgtccatcaaatgatgaatacGTACACCAAGTGTATATCcgtatagtggaatattattcggccgtAATAAGGAATGAAATACTTACACGTTGTGTAACATGGATGAACCGTGAAAACATCATGCTTCatcaaagaagccagacagcaAAGGCCACATATTTTATGAATTCCACTTTCGTGGAATTTTATGAGTCcccttatatgaaatatccaggagaggcaaatccagagagagagcagatcagtggttgccaggggattgggggggggggggggtgcggggagaggaATTGGGAATGACTGCTTAATCACTGTAGGGTTTCCTTCTGGGAATATGATGAAaatcataaatgatttttattatgacAATAAACGATAAAAATATTCTGTGACTGGgtagaggtgatggttgcacaatgtgAGTGCATTAAGTATACTGTCTTGTAGTTTCAAATGGCaaattgtatgttatgtgtgCTTTATCAcaacaaaaagaagggaaaaattctagtcattgccaaatgtccccttggGGGCAGAatcacccccagttgagaaccactggcctatgGCAAGAAAGGAGACTATGAGAAGGTGGCTTATATAGAAGGCTATAGAAATTGTCTAAAATGTATCTGACACGAGGGATGTTTGCAGAACGTAACCACTTGAATTCTTAAACTGGCTTGAAGAATCCAAGGGAACCCATGCAAGAGGGCTTCAAGCGTGAAGCAGATAATCCCCCAGCACAGACAGGGTTTATAAAACCTGGGGGCTTGGCTGATGGAGAGGAAATTGATGCCTGATCTGTCCCAGTACTTAGGAAGCAACTGTAGGACAGACCACTGCTTTGATGATTCTTCCTGTAAGAAACTAATAAAGGAACTGAGCAGTAAACTGATCTGGGTAGCAAACTGCAAAATACCCAAGTCATGGCAGTTCTCTGTGTTCTTAGCATTGATCAGGCAGTGtgagtgaggagggagggggctttGACACCAACAGCACCCCTCCTCAAAACAGGGTCCAAATGGAAGACAGTGAGAGGAGATCTtccagagaacaaacagaaagaCGTATGAAGAAAACGCGTTGGAAAATAAGAAGGCTTGGCGCTGCCTTGAAGAGGCGTAACCCTGTCACAGATATGGATTCCGTCAACATATCGTATCAGTCACAACaacattctttgaaaagatcaactgtgggggcacctgggtggctcagtcggttaagaatctgacttcagctcaggtcatgatctgacggtttgtgagttggagcccatcgggctctgtgctgtcagcgcagagcccacttgggatcctgggtctccctctgtctctgcccctcccctgtttgcgcatgtgcatgcgtgtgcacgcactctctctctctctctctcaaaaataaacatttttttaaaaaaagaaaaggacaaatgtaATAATTGCAAGAGCTTTGTGAGAAGGCCAttgaagtagaaagagaaaacagattggACTAATAACAGGTAGTAAGAGTTTTTGCCTGAATTGGCAACTCCTACTTCCAGAAAGACAAGTGGAAGAATGCCATCCATTTTTGCAGTAAATCTTTGCAAAAGCACTAAACCCCAACATACCCAAGAAATGTCAAGAGTCAGAGAAGCCCTGTGAGGGGAAAATCAGTTGGCCTGTATAAACTCTGACCTGGTCTTAGAAAAGAAGAACGAAGACAGTGAATGTTTTCAGAAAAGGAACTACGTCCAAGCCATCATCAGATGGCATCCACAGGATGCCGCATTTGATAGCAGCCACATACAACGTGTACAGCTGGAGCTCAGGGACTAGGAAAGGCACATCCAGCCAGAACAAACCTCATCCAGGATTACACTTGGAAAGCATCCGCCCAAGAAGCTTTCATGAGGGTTAACACAAAAGCCCTAGGTCTGTTAAAATCGCAGGTGGCTGTCAGTGCTATATGATGGTCCAGTTCAACTGATAGGACAACCTTGAGGCTGGGAAGTGAAAGAACATAGTTGACCTGAAGCGTACTGAGTAACCCAGTCAAATGGCGCATCCTGAAACAAATGGAGAAGGACTCCTAGGCGCTCAGTGAATACTTAAAAGGGTCCTGTATTAGCTCGGAAGCTGTCGAATGTGGGACTGATCACCATTCAGTGACGGTTTGCTTAGcttcctttgtttttccctcttgTGGAAAGAGGCCTGGGTCTGAGCAGaatggaggaaaagggagagaagagggaaaaagtgaGAATAACCTAATtgtacatacgtatacatacTCATCCGTGGACAGTTCAGAGATGTGCACTCAGATCCTTTGTGTGGCCACTGTTCTTGGCCCTCTCAGCCCAGGCCTGAGCTGTTCACTGTGGACACATGTTCCATGTTCCCTCCCATGACCTTCAGTTGCCATCTCAGCTCTTCTCTCCAAACCTcgttattttacattttgcacAGTGAACATgtttgggagggagggatgttCAGCCCATCTTACGAAGTATTTTCACCTCTTCCAGTAAAAATCCCATGACAATTCACAGATTCATGTCTCTgagctgttattttaaaacagagatcAGTACAAGGGAAAATACTAAGGCCTCTGAGCAGGTTCTTAAAAGGGCAGTCAGCTCTAAATGGACTAAAAGAACCAGCAAACAAAGGCCTAGaggacattcatttattcatttgttcagaaTTTATAAGCACATTAGAGGGGAATTTGAAGCCTTACTACCAGACACAGAAGATCCTATGACCTATCCTCTCCAGGAAGTTACCTGAAGCTAGGAAACTACTTTTCAGCTCCAGGAGTGAATACAAGTTTTTAAATGGGTAATCCGTGCTGGTTGGTTCTGAATGAGGTTTAGGAGCCCTGAGTCGTCAACtagatctcaataaagctggaggaaaaaaccctaagttttaaaaataaaagccttagATTGAAGAAACAACTGCCATGACTGAACTAAATGTGGAAATTGTTCAAAGATAGTGTTCCTTATCACCTCAGGCAGTGTCTACGCACTTTGGTTAAAGTTACAGCATACAATTTGGTCACATCCGAAGGCATAACAGATACGTGCTTTTGTGAGAAGTTGCTTTTCTTCCCGATATGGCAGTAATATCAAGCTTAGGGTTCCTGTGAAGTTCTatttaaatcatatttcaaaTGGTGAAAATAACAGACTTAGGATCTTCTCGTTTCCAGGCTGTGTTGAAATTTTAGACATAATGTTTGTCTTCTGTCGTTTCCTGTCCTGCTTAATCTTAGTTCTTATAGCACAGCAGCGGGAATGGTTCTGATTTAGTAGGAAATTCACCTTGATCACTGTAACCTGGAAGGGCTGTTCTCTAGGGAAGGCAGGTGCAACCGTGCCGTGGGCAGGAAGGCAGGTTTCGGTGGGATCCTCGCCAATCAACCCGGTACTGCTCTCTGTGAATGAAGTGTGCTTAGTGTACTTGGTTGTGgaggtgtgtgtgggagggagatAGAGGTGTACCATGTGTGTATATGATATGTAGCTCTAAAGCAGTTCTCATttttcagggcccctgggtggctcagttgttgaggatccgacttccactcaggtcatgatcttgctgttcaggagttcgagccccccgtcaggctctatgctgacagcttgaagcctgctttggatcctctgtccccctctctctctgcttctccccctgcttgcatttcctctctctctctccctctctctccctctctctctgtcaaaaatgaataaacatcttaaaaatatattttaaaaataacataatactTATTTTCGGTTCaactttcttatttttggttCAATTTTCTTCCAGTAGGCTCCACCCTGACCCCTTTTCTGTTgttagaagtgttttttttttcttttgtttgagtGGGTCGATGGTTCATAACAATAACCAGATCTAAACCATTCTCTGAAATTATACACTGCGTATTgtggttttcagttttgttggcaTGAAATGAGGATTTATTCTCCATTGAAGGTGCTTGTAACCTGATTATCTACTCCCAAGATTTTTTTACAAGCATCACTAGAtactgatttgtattttttaaaatcttaacttTCAAGTCCATTGCTTCACATACCAATTGTCCTTTACagtaaagtttactttttttttttaaccatgaagTTGCCATAGCtgtttctagttaaaaaaaaaaaaaagatcctaaacAAACAGGAAAGTTAGTGATTACCATTgttctattgctgtgtaataaaCCACCctgacttaaaacaaaacaaaaatttcgtTTTGCTCACAGGTTCTGTGCGTTAAGCAGGTGCAGCAGGCATCGTGGGGAGAGCTTGTTTCCATTTTACCATATCCGGGTCTAAGCGAGGAAGTCTCAAAGCTAGGGACGACTCCACAGCTGGAGTCTACAGCCCTCTGCCGGCTTACTCTCACGTCTGTCCATACAGCCTGTTGTCTGGGACTCAGCCCAGCCAAGGTCACTGACTGGTGCACCTACCCACGGCCTCTCTGTGGGACTCCTGGACACCTTCACGTCATGGTGCCATGGTTCCAAACTTGAACAGCCTAGAGCAGAAAGTCAGAAGCCTTATTGTTTATGACCTAGTCTCAGAAGCCACATTGCATCATCTCTATAGCAGTCACCAGCCCACCCAATTTAAAGGAAGGGAACATAAATCCTACCCCTTAATGGAAAAGGTCAGTGATACATTTTGTCAGAAGAGTGTGTGGGGTGGGAGACTGTGGAGGTCTCTGGAATGCCAGAACCTTTAAGCTAGTATTAGCTTTTTTTTCAGTCTAGTTTTTACATATCCAACCAAATCTGAATTCGTTTTAGCCCCAGAAGCCTGGAACATTTGTAACACAAGTACATCCCATTTCCTATAAAATACGTGCCTTTAAAAACTGTTGTAAAGTGTTCTTAATTAATGGAAgtgtattatttaaattatagtaaatggaaatataatctTACCAAGTAATGTGGATACTTAAATAGAAACCAGAAGTACCTTTTCATGAGGTAAATAAGCATTCCTAAGTTTATCCGCATGATAATAagtaaggttgtttttttttcaacctgtttttgttttttttttttcttttaacgtttatttatttttgagacagagagaggcagaccatgaacgggggagggtcagagagagggagacacagaatccgaaacaggctccaggctctgagctgtcagcacagagcccaacgcggggctcgaactcacggaccgcgagatcatgacctgagccgaagtcggccgcttaaccgactgagctccccaggcgccccttaacctgTTTTCAATACTCCTGTTTAGCAACAGTTCTTGGTTCTGTGTTCTTTGTAAATTGTAAGTTTTGTGAATAGCCTTGGACTGAGGTTCTTTGGATGGTAAGTAGCTCTACTAGGCTCCTGACagtcttttctgttcctttccccaTCTTTGTGCCGAACTGAACAGATCCGTGCAGTTGGCAGGCTAAAAAGAGAGCGCTCCATGAGTGAGAATGCCGTTCGCCCAAACGGACAGCTGCTCAGAGCTGACTCAATGTGAGTACAACACGGGGAAATGTGTCTCCTGCATAAGTTTTCAACATCCAGTGTCCTGTATTTTCTACAtaagttacttctttttttcttaactctcaaatagttttttaaagaggaagaagtGTGCATTTTGTGCCTAAGAACctgagaaaaaagtaaataatttgctTTTACGTGTTTGAAATCTGTTTGACATTTACatcagttttccattttttgcagTTATTTTTAGAGCCTTAAAATACGTCATGGGAGTTTTCCAGTAGCATTCCCCTCTTCTACACATATGACAGAATTCTAAAAGtctgatttacttattttgggaatTGCCTATAAAGTATACTTAGGAAAAGTTGATAAATGTTAGTGCTCAGTTCTGTGCAGCCTTCGGGAATGTTTACCTAGGGTGTCGATtggaacaaaaaaaacaaaaggaaacacttgaagcaaatgtctttgttttcaagTTACTCAGTTGGTCATAAGATTGTGAACTAGCCCTTCCAGCTCGgctactgaaaaaaatttttttaatgtttgtttatttttgagagacagggcatgagtgggggaggggcagggagagagggagacagaatcagaagcaggctccaggctctgagcggtgagcacagagcctgacgcggggctcaccagccgtgagatcatgacctgagcccaagtcagacgcccaaccgtctgagccccccaggtgccccattctgcTTCTACTGAGCCGTGGTAACCAGTGTAAGCACAGGCAAGCAAATTGCTTTACTTCCCAGGATTATTGTTTAGCTCTCTGCCTACTGAGTCATCGAATTGTTAGAtccatttcattttccaaaaatacGGGTCTGTTGTTTCAAAGGCCACGTAAACTTGTCTTTCTCATTTGGCTATGTTACTGTCTTCTGATCAAAGCTACCCCACTATGAGATGTTTTAGATCAGGCacatggttttttgttgttgtttcattaaAATTAGTGGGTTTTTACACATACAATATCCCCTTAAAATCTGGTCAGAATTTTAAGTCTCACATCCATTGGTGATTGTggcatttttaaatagatgatttAGGTTGCTTGTGTAAATGAAGGTATcttcttctttacattttcagTCAGTTTTCATGAACTCATTGTTCACGAACCACATCTGATGCCAGGCATCATGTTAGCCTCTCCGGGAACTGCAACAGGGTCAGGAGATGGGGCGTCTCTCTCGGAGTTTGCCAATCTGGACAAAAGCCAAACACTTAAACGTATATTTAAGAGCACTAGACCTCAGTACCGTACTGGAGTACTCAGTACTGTGAACTGGAGCACAGTACAATATCCATTGGTGTCAGACCACATCAAGTGCTAGTTTGGCGCTGACTGAAGAATACAGAGATGCCGAAGGGGCTTTGATAGGGTAGGAACTTTCTTCTTTAGTGTTAGGCGTGGAGGAGAACTAGACGTGCTTTCGTGGGGAATCTTGAAATGTGTCCTTAAGTAGCTATAGTTACTCTGGAGGGTTATGTAAGTAGACAGTaggttaaaatgaatatatatctcCCTCCGAAAATACTTACCTGACAAGTTCAaccattaatataaaaatttttatggtAATTATATGTTTTCCTGGAGATGCCTGGCTGGCAGTGATGTCGGCCGGTCCGTGAAATCCATTTTCCTAGTACATCTCCCAGTATATTACCCAAATGGTAAAAAAGACGACATAGTTTATGTCTAAGATGGCTTCTTGAGATTtagcacctgtcagaatgatCAAGggcttttgttattttctacttGTAATCTTTTTCAAGGCAGCAAAGGTTTCTCATCAACTTTTCCGTTCTTCATATAAGCCACATATCTTCATATAAGATGTGGCTgattatttaggtcttttttttttttaagaattttttttaatatttattcatttttgagaaagagagagcacaaacgggggagggacagagagagagagacacacacacacacagaatctgaagccggctccaggctctgagctgtcagcacagagactgacgcggggctcgaactcgtgaaccgcaagatcatgacctgacctgaagtaggacacttaaccgactgagccacccaggctctcagGTCTTTAATTACTTTGAAATTTCATATTAGATAAAAACAGGTCTATTTTAGtatagcattatttttttcttttttcccacaaAATGTGTAATTATTGGTAGCTGAGTTTGgttgaagagaaaggaaacagttGTATTATGTATGAAAACCAGCCTAACGAGGCTACTATTAGAGTAGATAATTCGTTCGTAGGAATTTTTGCAGTTACCTAAGTTCCTCATAACAGAGAAGATTAGCAGAGTCAACTAATCCTTGCTTTTGTATTTAAGTCGCCTTAATGGCGCTTTCTAGatgtttaataaaacaaaaaatgttttaatgtttggtagTAAAGATAGAATGAATATTTGACTCTGCATTTTCATAGTGAAATTCTTAGATTACATAACCATACTTTTTTGTATGGTAATTATGTATATTACCATATTATGGTAAGATACTTAAGCATTTCTCttaaagagaatctttttttaaaaaaaatatttattggggcgcctgggtgacgcagtcggttaagcgtccgacttcagccaggtcacgatctcgcggtccgtgagttcgagccccgcgtcgggctctgggctgatggctcggagcctggagcctgtttccgattctgtgtctccctctctctctgcccctcccccgttcatgctctgtctctctctgtcccaaaaataaataaacattaaaaaaaatatatatatatttatttattttgagatagagagagagagagagagagagacagagagaacctcaagcatgctccgtgctgtcagcacagagccccatgcaaggctcgatctcatgaaccattagatcatgacctaaactgcagtcaggagtcagatgcttcaccaactgagccacccaggcacccctacttaagCATCTTTTTGTTAATAATGTAACCtggctttttcttcccttccattattaatttcaaaaatttgtaGTTGAATTCATCTTTAAGAATGTACATTTAATTAACATTGGGAATTTTATACAATGAGCACTATCATATATTTGGTGTTAGTGACGCAGTAAGGACAAAAttgttaatttattataaaacagcAATATTTTACTTCCACTAAAGTTATTATTAAATTCTTGCTGTCTTCACCACCTTTTGGTCTCTTCTTTGTAATGTGCAATTAATTATGTGTCATGGTCCATGAACCTTTGCCTGCCTCCACTTTAGTTTTTTCCTTGGCTTTAAGAGTAAAAGTGCAGGTAGACATGGGAGCAGAAACACTGGCCTCCGTTTTCTTAATCGCTTTCCAGAGACAGTAGAATCGATTACTGTCAGCTGttgacacaaaaatg is a genomic window containing:
- the MFF gene encoding mitochondrial fission factor isoform X7, giving the protein MCLVLAKEKAPSALPTRVSGAAFPSPRAAEMAEISRIQYEMEYTEGISQQMRVPERLKVAPPNADLEQGFQEGAPNASVVMQVPERIVVAGNNEDIPFSRPADLDLIQSTPFKPLALKTPPRVLTLSERPLDFLDLERPPATPQNEEIRAVGRLKRERSMSENAVRPNGQLLRADSIVTPAPQQVRACLPQTLPEGGANLPSARGILSLIQSSTRRAYQQILDVLDENRRPVLRGGSAAATSNPHHDNVRHGMSHIDATIEGTSDDMTVVDAASLRRQIIKLNRRLQLLEEENKERAKREMVMYSITVAFWLLNSWLWFRR
- the MFF gene encoding mitochondrial fission factor isoform X5 translates to MCLVLAKEKAPSALPTRVSGAAFPSPRAAEMAEISRIQYEMEYTEGISQQMRVPERLKVAPPNADLEQGFQEGAPNASVVMQVPERIVVAGNNEDIPFSRPADLDLIQSTPFKPLALKTPPRVLTLSERPLDFLDLERPPATPQNEEIRAVGRLKRERSMSENAVRPNGQLLRADSIVTPAPQQVRACLPQTLPEGGANLPSARGILSLIQSSTRRAYQQILDVLDENRSVRRQNEIRCERPVLRGGSAAATSNPHHDNVRHGMSHIDATIEGTSDDMTVVDAASLRRQIIKLNRRLQLLEEENKERAKREMVMYSITVAFWLLNSWLWFRR
- the MFF gene encoding mitochondrial fission factor isoform X12, with amino-acid sequence MCLVLAKEKAPSALPTRVSGAAFPSPRAAEMAEISRIQYEMEYTEGISQQMRVPERLKVAPPNADLEQGFQEGAPNASVVMQVPERIVVAGNNEDIPFSRPADLDLIQSTPFKPLALKTPPRVLTLSERPLDFLDLERPPATPQNEEIRAVGRLKRERSMSENAVRPNGQLLRADSIPVLRGGSAAATSNPHHDNVRHGMSHIDATIEGTSDDMTVVDAASLRRQIIKLNRRLQLLEEENKERAKREMVMYSITVAFWLLNSWLWFRR
- the MFF gene encoding mitochondrial fission factor isoform X3 codes for the protein MCLVLAKEKAPSALPTRVSGAAFPSPRAAEMAEISRIQYEMEYTEGISQQMRVPERLKVAPPNADLEQGFQEGAPNASVVMQVPERIVVAGNNEDIPFSRPADLDLIQSTPFKPLALKTPPRVLTLSERPLDFLDLERPPATPQNEEIRAVGRLKRERSMSENAVRPNGQLLRADSMWHRSYSAPRNKMSRFQAPISAPEYTVTPAPQQVRACLPQTLPEGGANLPSARGILSLIQSSTRRAYQQILDVLDENRRPVLRGGSAAATSNPHHDNVRHGMSHIDATIEGTSDDMTVVDAASLRRQIIKLNRRLQLLEEENKERAKREMVMYSITVAFWLLNSWLWFRR
- the MFF gene encoding mitochondrial fission factor isoform X10, with product MCLVLAKEKAPSALPTRVSGAAFPSPRAAEMAEISRIQYEMEYTEGISQQMRVPERLKVAPPNADLEQGFQEGAPNASVVMQVPERIVVAGNNEDIPFSRPADLDLIQSTPFKPLALKTPPRVLTLSERPLDFLDLERPPATPQNEEIRAVGRLKRERSMSENAVRPNGQLLRADSMWHRSYSAPRNKMSRFQAPISAPEYTVRRQNEIRCERPVLRGGSAAATSNPHHDNVRHGMSHIDATIEGTSDDMTVVDAASLRRQIIKLNRRLQLLEEENKERAKREMVMYSITVAFWLLNSWLWFRR
- the MFF gene encoding mitochondrial fission factor isoform X14, translated to MCLVLAKEKAPSALPTRVSGAAFPSPRAAEMAEISRIQYEMEYTEGISQQMRVPERLKVAPPNADLEQGFQEGAPNASVVMQVPERIVVAGNNEDIPFSRPADLDLIQSTPFKPLALKTPPRVLTLSERPLDFLDLERPPATPQNEEIRAVGRLKRERSMSENAVRPNGQLLRADSMHGMSHIDATIEGTSDDMTVVDAASLRRQIIKLNRRLQLLEEENKERAKREMVMYSITVAFWLLNSWLWFRR